The Streptomyces sp. NBC_00224 genome has a window encoding:
- a CDS encoding AAA domain-containing protein has protein sequence MTRAERGFDPGAAAAEATGRILHDTLHGQARGVVVDSPPGAGKSTLVVRAALELAAAGRPLMVVAQTNAQVDDLVVRLAEKEPELPVGRLHSSDADPYDKALDDLGQVRKSSKAGDLAGLDVVVSTAAKWAHVKDVEPWAHAIVDEAYQMRSDALLAVAGLFERALFVGDPGQLDPFAIADSEQWAGLSYDPSASAVTTLLAHNPELPQHRLPVSWRLPASAAPLVSDAFYPYTPFHSGTDHGDRRLSFGVPSDGSAPDRALDEAAEAGWALLELPARHTPRTDPEAVRAVAQVVRRLLDRGGAATSERSEHPVPLTAARIAVGTAHRDQAAAVRAALAELGVTGVAVDTANRLQGREFDVTVVLHPLSGRPDATAFHLETGRLCVLTSRHRHACIVVCRAGVADLLDEHPSTEPVQLGVTVKFPDGWEANHAVLTHLAEHRVVWRP, from the coding sequence GTGACCCGTGCCGAGCGCGGCTTCGACCCGGGTGCGGCGGCGGCCGAGGCCACCGGGAGGATCCTTCACGACACGCTGCACGGGCAGGCCCGGGGCGTCGTCGTGGACTCGCCGCCGGGCGCCGGGAAGTCGACACTCGTGGTGCGCGCGGCGCTCGAACTGGCCGCCGCTGGGCGCCCGTTGATGGTGGTGGCGCAGACCAACGCGCAGGTCGACGATCTCGTCGTACGGCTGGCCGAGAAGGAGCCGGAGCTGCCGGTGGGCCGCCTGCACAGCAGCGACGCCGACCCGTACGACAAGGCCCTGGACGACCTCGGGCAGGTACGCAAATCGTCGAAGGCCGGTGATCTGGCGGGCCTGGACGTGGTGGTGTCGACGGCCGCGAAGTGGGCGCACGTCAAGGACGTCGAGCCGTGGGCGCACGCGATCGTGGACGAGGCGTACCAGATGCGCTCGGACGCGCTCCTCGCCGTCGCCGGGCTCTTCGAGCGGGCGCTGTTCGTGGGCGACCCGGGCCAGCTGGACCCGTTCGCGATCGCGGACTCCGAGCAGTGGGCGGGGCTCTCCTACGACCCGTCGGCGAGCGCGGTGACGACGCTGCTCGCCCACAACCCCGAGCTGCCGCAGCACCGGCTGCCGGTCTCCTGGCGGCTGCCCGCGTCGGCGGCGCCGCTGGTCTCCGACGCGTTCTACCCGTACACACCGTTCCACAGCGGTACGGACCACGGCGACCGGCGGCTCTCCTTCGGCGTCCCGTCCGACGGCTCGGCGCCGGACCGGGCCCTGGACGAGGCTGCCGAGGCGGGCTGGGCCCTGCTCGAACTGCCCGCCCGGCACACCCCGCGCACCGACCCGGAGGCGGTACGGGCGGTGGCCCAGGTGGTCCGCAGGCTCCTGGACCGGGGCGGCGCGGCCACCAGCGAGCGCTCCGAGCACCCCGTGCCGCTCACCGCCGCCCGGATCGCGGTCGGCACGGCCCACCGCGACCAGGCGGCGGCGGTACGGGCGGCGCTCGCGGAGCTGGGGGTGACGGGGGTCGCGGTGGACACGGCGAACCGGCTCCAGGGCCGCGAGTTCGACGTGACGGTGGTCCTGCACCCGCTGTCGGGTCGCCCCGACGCGACGGCGTTCCACCTGGAGACGGGCCGCCTGTGCGTCCTGACCTCCCGGCACCGGCACGCCTGCATCGTGGTGTGCCGGGCGGGCGTGGCGGACCTGCTCGACGAACACCCCTCGACCGAGCCGGTCCAACTGGGCGTGACGGTGAAGTTCCCGGACGGCTGGGAGGCGAACCACGCGGTCCTCACACATCTGGCGGAGCACCGGGTGGTGTGGCGACCGTAG
- a CDS encoding bifunctional DNA primase/polymerase yields MSILQRDEALLPRDGLGDVTPEGAAWLASAAPYPRSTLALWEARPGAPVVLPCGSAFDVVNVPAVFGRRMLDRLWGEGSGSGPVAHHRGRMLLFAAAGTAHRLPALLDWEEWAEVPPLLCHGTGDAVTVPGLARPEHPGAARWLVAPDARHPWLPGPEVLLWACVRAARDSTPADRRLSIFPPADQGAKVYDVSRRR; encoded by the coding sequence ATGAGCATCTTGCAGCGCGATGAGGCCCTGCTCCCCCGTGACGGCCTCGGCGACGTGACCCCCGAGGGCGCGGCCTGGCTGGCGTCGGCGGCGCCGTATCCGCGCAGCACCCTCGCGCTGTGGGAGGCCCGGCCGGGCGCCCCCGTCGTCCTCCCTTGCGGCTCGGCCTTCGACGTGGTCAACGTGCCCGCCGTCTTCGGGCGCCGGATGCTCGACCGGCTGTGGGGCGAGGGGTCCGGCTCCGGGCCGGTCGCCCACCACCGGGGCCGGATGCTGCTCTTCGCCGCCGCCGGCACCGCCCACCGGCTGCCCGCCCTGCTCGACTGGGAGGAGTGGGCCGAGGTGCCGCCGCTGCTCTGCCACGGCACCGGCGACGCGGTCACCGTGCCGGGCCTCGCGCGCCCCGAGCACCCCGGCGCCGCCCGCTGGCTGGTCGCCCCGGACGCCCGCCACCCCTGGCTCCCGGGCCCCGAGGTACTGCTCTGGGCCTGCGTCCGGGCGGCCCGGGACAGCACCCCGGCCGACCGGCGCTTATCGATTTTTCCTCCCGCCGATCAGGGTGCTAAGGTCTACGACGTCAGCAGGCGCCGCTAG
- a CDS encoding M6 family metalloprotease domain-containing protein, with translation MSRIPYPEVDVERQLTPGGVERARLRSAAAALTSLTAVAATTLVAGPAVAARSAIPCALPRTAAHHSLGVDTWNTAYPRPVRTLNAVMVFLSFPDSSPVAAPKDLATDYFPATSDFFTRASYGKFRLQAHPQPDWVKMPKPSTAYRIQRDWDADRRTEYLRDAITAADPAVDFSAYDIVYLVADPDAPGVDSDATKVVNFDQPLRVDGTDLKRVVTVFEQHPPDRNVLAHETGHVFDLPDLYHRPVDGKGDWDTYVGDWDVMGSQFGMAPDLFGWQKWKLGWLDRRQVACVATRGSSRLTLAPLSESPARIGPGGVRLAVVRTSEDSAVAIEARDSAGNDHTTCSAGLLIYRVRSETASGTGPVEVLDTHPDTGACWEHSVYPALADAPLNVGETFTVPGEGIRIEATGRTRSGGWTVRVTP, from the coding sequence GTGTCCCGCATTCCGTACCCGGAGGTCGACGTGGAGCGTCAGCTGACACCCGGGGGAGTGGAGCGTGCCCGGCTGCGCAGTGCCGCCGCCGCGCTCACCTCCCTGACGGCGGTCGCCGCCACCACCCTTGTGGCGGGCCCCGCCGTGGCCGCCAGATCCGCGATCCCCTGTGCCCTGCCCCGTACCGCCGCACACCACTCGCTCGGAGTCGACACCTGGAACACCGCCTATCCGCGCCCGGTGCGCACGCTCAACGCGGTGATGGTCTTCCTCTCCTTCCCGGACTCGTCGCCGGTGGCCGCCCCCAAGGACCTCGCCACCGACTATTTTCCCGCCACCAGCGACTTCTTCACCCGTGCCTCGTACGGGAAGTTCCGGCTCCAGGCCCATCCGCAGCCGGACTGGGTGAAGATGCCGAAGCCGTCCACCGCCTACCGCATACAGCGCGACTGGGACGCCGACCGGCGCACCGAGTACCTGCGCGACGCCATCACGGCCGCCGACCCGGCCGTCGACTTCTCCGCGTACGACATCGTCTACCTGGTCGCGGACCCGGACGCGCCGGGCGTGGACTCGGACGCCACGAAGGTCGTCAACTTCGACCAGCCGCTGCGGGTCGACGGGACGGACCTCAAGCGGGTCGTCACGGTCTTCGAGCAGCACCCGCCGGACCGCAACGTACTGGCCCACGAGACCGGGCACGTCTTCGACCTGCCGGACCTCTACCACCGCCCGGTGGACGGCAAGGGCGACTGGGACACGTACGTCGGCGACTGGGACGTGATGGGCAGCCAGTTCGGGATGGCGCCGGACCTGTTCGGCTGGCAGAAGTGGAAGCTGGGGTGGCTGGACCGGCGCCAGGTGGCGTGCGTGGCGACGCGCGGGTCCTCGCGGCTGACCCTGGCCCCGCTCTCGGAGTCGCCCGCGCGGATCGGCCCGGGCGGGGTCCGGCTCGCGGTCGTACGGACCTCGGAGGACAGCGCGGTCGCGATCGAGGCACGGGACTCGGCGGGCAACGACCATACGACCTGTTCGGCGGGGCTGCTGATCTACCGGGTCCGCAGCGAGACGGCGTCGGGCACCGGTCCCGTCGAGGTCCTCGACACCCACCCGGACACGGGAGCCTGCTGGGAGCACTCGGTCTACCCGGCGCTGGCGGACGCGCCGCTGAACGTGGGCGAGACGTTCACCGTGCCGGGGGAGGGCATCCGCATCGAGGCGACGGGGCGGACGCGGTCGGGGGGCTGGACGGTGCGGGTCACGCCGTAG
- a CDS encoding putative bifunctional diguanylate cyclase/phosphodiesterase, whose amino-acid sequence MSGTPEGPGAAPGTMRPPVTERHPEGPARPVGPPPERHAVGRIAAEPRDYRAAFEAAHLAMAVVDQHGTVTAANTALAELLGSEPAALCGQAAADLVDLAADARTWHIYQEVLSGSRSRFRCTRRLKHPDGHSLWAEVTVSPVRDSTGALLSITDISDRRELQARLRHLQMHDPVTRLPNRTLFFERLAGAMEASTYGRGGTGRIGICYLDLDGFKAVNDTLGHRIGDRLLSAVAARLTHCADQCGYARSGGHLVARLGGDEFAVLVEDSTGTEQLADLAQSVLAVLQQPFDLAGQRLSVSASIGVVERAVAGTTATGLMQDADTTLYWAKADGKARWTLFDPERNAHRMTRQALSSTLRPAVERGEFALEYQPLVGMADGVVEGVEALVRWNHPQFGTLAPNRFIGIAEEDGSIVQLGGWVLRTACRQARRWQIEHPGVPPIFVSVNVAVRQVWDSDLVADVAEILAETGLAPHLLQLELTESAVMGSAGRPLQALQALSDMGVRIAIDDFGTGYSNLAYLSRLPVSVLKLDGSFVRGFQYDEGGTHPNPADETIVEAMVQLAHRLGLKVTAECVETSHQAGRLRRIGCDTGQGWLYSRAVHPELIAAMLGDPGFVCG is encoded by the coding sequence GTGAGCGGAACCCCCGAAGGACCGGGAGCAGCCCCCGGGACCATGCGGCCGCCGGTCACAGAGCGTCATCCGGAGGGGCCCGCACGGCCCGTCGGCCCACCGCCGGAACGTCACGCGGTCGGGCGCATCGCCGCCGAGCCGCGCGACTACCGCGCGGCGTTCGAGGCGGCTCATCTGGCGATGGCCGTCGTCGACCAGCACGGCACGGTGACCGCCGCCAACACCGCACTGGCCGAGCTGCTCGGCTCCGAGCCCGCCGCGCTGTGCGGCCAGGCCGCCGCCGACCTCGTCGACCTCGCCGCCGACGCCCGCACCTGGCACATCTACCAGGAGGTGCTGAGCGGCAGCCGCTCCCGCTTCCGCTGCACCCGGCGCCTCAAGCACCCCGACGGACACTCCCTCTGGGCCGAGGTCACCGTCTCGCCGGTGCGCGACAGCACCGGCGCGCTGCTCTCGATCACCGACATCAGCGACCGCCGCGAGCTCCAGGCGCGGCTGCGCCACCTCCAGATGCACGACCCGGTGACCCGGCTGCCCAACCGCACGCTGTTCTTCGAGCGGCTCGCGGGCGCCATGGAGGCCTCCACGTACGGGCGCGGCGGCACCGGCCGGATCGGGATCTGCTACCTGGACCTCGACGGGTTCAAGGCCGTCAACGACACCCTGGGCCACCGCATCGGCGACCGGCTCCTGTCGGCGGTCGCGGCCCGCCTCACCCACTGCGCCGACCAGTGCGGCTACGCCCGCAGCGGCGGACACCTGGTGGCACGCCTGGGCGGCGACGAGTTCGCGGTCCTGGTCGAGGACTCGACGGGGACCGAGCAGCTGGCGGACCTGGCGCAGTCCGTACTGGCCGTGCTCCAGCAGCCGTTCGACCTGGCCGGGCAGCGGCTCTCGGTCTCGGCGTCGATCGGCGTGGTGGAGCGGGCGGTCGCGGGGACGACGGCGACGGGCCTGATGCAGGACGCCGACACGACCCTGTACTGGGCCAAGGCCGACGGGAAGGCCCGCTGGACGCTCTTCGACCCGGAGCGCAACGCGCACCGGATGACCCGTCAGGCACTCTCCTCGACGCTGCGGCCGGCCGTGGAGCGGGGCGAGTTCGCGCTGGAGTACCAGCCGCTCGTGGGCATGGCGGACGGGGTCGTGGAGGGCGTCGAGGCGCTTGTCCGATGGAACCATCCGCAGTTCGGCACACTTGCGCCGAATCGGTTCATCGGAATTGCGGAAGAGGACGGGTCGATCGTCCAGCTCGGCGGCTGGGTCCTGCGGACGGCCTGCCGGCAGGCGCGCCGCTGGCAGATCGAGCACCCCGGGGTGCCGCCGATCTTCGTGAGCGTGAACGTGGCCGTGCGCCAGGTCTGGGACTCCGACCTGGTCGCCGACGTCGCGGAGATCCTGGCCGAGACGGGCCTGGCGCCGCACCTGCTCCAGCTGGAGCTGACCGAGTCGGCCGTCATGGGCTCGGCGGGCCGCCCGCTCCAGGCGCTCCAGGCGCTCTCCGACATGGGCGTACGCATCGCCATCGACGACTTCGGCACGGGCTACTCCAACCTGGCGTACCTGTCCCGCCTACCGGTCTCCGTCCTGAAGCTCGACGGCTCGTTCGTCCGGGGCTTCCAGTACGACGAGGGCGGCACGCACCCCAACCCCGCCGACGAGACGATCGTCGAGGCCATGGTCCAGCTCGCACACCGGCTCGGCCTGAAGGTGACGGCCGAGTGCGTCGAGACGTCCCACCAGGCGGGGCGGTTGCGGCGGATCGGCTGCGATACGGGGCAGGGGTGGCTGTATTCGCGGGCGGTGCATCCGGAGTTGATCGCGGCGATGCTGGGGGACCCGGGGTTCGTCTGCGGGTGA
- a CDS encoding glycosyl hydrolase family 18 protein, translating into MPVRRPLAAALTTATLAAGALAAFAGLGPAGAASAADARTVAASTGGVKIAYYDQWSVYGNAFYPKHLDTRGIAGKLDVINYSFGNIHPTDLTCFEANKAAGDDNNASAGDGAGDSYADYQKSFSAADSVDGTADKWDQPIVGVFNQFKELKAKYPKLKINISLGGWSYSKYFSDAAKTDASRKKLVASCIKQYIQGDLPVEGGYGGAGSAAGIFDGIDIDWEYPGSPDGHLGNHYAAEDKQNYTLLLAEFRKQLDAYGAAHGGKKYLLTAAMPAGQDKIKNIETDKVGQYLDYANIMTYDMHGAWDGDGPTYHQSPLYSGANDPTDVIKPGTQKYSIANAVDSWLDGNAAYGIAGGFPASKLTLGYEFYYRGWKGVPAGAAGGLAQTATGPSGARPLSQQPGIAHYKELGGIVDNAATTFWDDQAKASYFYKDGEFFTGLNQKSIQARADYAHSRGLAGAMMYSLLGLDDKTTLLNQIATAVGSSPSSTPDPTTPPTTPPTTPPTTPPTSGCTAAAWDKAGTYTGGTQVSYKGHNWKAKWWTQGEEPGTTGEWGVWQDLGAC; encoded by the coding sequence GTGCCCGTCCGCAGACCTCTAGCCGCAGCCCTCACGACCGCGACGCTCGCCGCCGGCGCGCTGGCCGCCTTCGCGGGCCTCGGCCCGGCCGGCGCCGCCTCCGCCGCGGACGCCCGGACCGTCGCCGCCTCCACGGGAGGCGTGAAGATCGCGTACTACGACCAGTGGAGCGTGTACGGGAACGCCTTCTACCCCAAGCACCTCGACACCCGGGGCATCGCGGGCAAGCTGGACGTCATCAACTACTCGTTCGGCAACATCCACCCCACCGACCTCACCTGTTTCGAGGCCAACAAGGCGGCGGGCGACGACAACAACGCCAGTGCCGGTGACGGCGCGGGCGACTCGTACGCCGACTACCAGAAGTCCTTCAGCGCCGCCGACAGCGTGGACGGCACCGCCGACAAGTGGGACCAGCCCATCGTCGGTGTCTTCAACCAGTTCAAGGAGCTCAAGGCCAAGTACCCCAAGCTGAAGATCAACATCTCGCTCGGCGGCTGGAGTTACTCCAAGTACTTCTCGGACGCGGCCAAGACGGACGCGAGCCGCAAGAAGCTCGTGGCGTCCTGTATCAAGCAGTACATCCAGGGTGACCTGCCGGTCGAGGGCGGCTACGGCGGCGCCGGTTCCGCCGCCGGGATCTTCGACGGCATCGACATCGACTGGGAGTACCCCGGCTCGCCCGACGGCCACCTCGGCAACCACTACGCCGCCGAGGACAAGCAGAACTACACGCTGCTGCTAGCCGAGTTCCGCAAGCAGCTCGACGCGTACGGGGCGGCGCACGGCGGCAAGAAGTACCTGCTGACGGCGGCGATGCCGGCCGGCCAGGACAAGATCAAGAACATCGAGACCGACAAGGTCGGGCAGTACCTCGACTACGCCAACATCATGACGTACGACATGCACGGCGCCTGGGACGGCGACGGGCCCACGTACCACCAGTCGCCGCTGTACTCCGGTGCGAACGACCCCACCGACGTCATCAAGCCGGGCACCCAGAAGTACTCGATCGCCAACGCGGTCGACTCCTGGCTGGACGGGAACGCGGCGTACGGGATCGCGGGCGGCTTCCCGGCGTCCAAGCTCACGCTCGGGTACGAGTTCTACTACCGCGGCTGGAAGGGCGTCCCGGCGGGCGCCGCGGGCGGCCTCGCCCAGACCGCGACCGGCCCGTCCGGCGCGCGGCCGCTGAGCCAGCAGCCGGGCATCGCCCACTACAAGGAGCTCGGCGGGATCGTCGACAACGCGGCGACGACGTTCTGGGACGACCAGGCGAAGGCGTCCTACTTCTACAAGGACGGCGAGTTCTTCACCGGCCTGAACCAGAAGTCGATCCAGGCGCGGGCGGATTACGCGCACAGCCGTGGTCTGGCGGGCGCGATGATGTACTCGCTGCTCGGGCTCGACGACAAGACGACGCTGCTGAACCAGATCGCCACGGCGGTCGGCTCGTCCCCGTCCTCGACGCCGGACCCGACGACGCCGCCGACGACGCCCCCGACCACCCCGCCCACCACGCCGCCCACTTCCGGGTGCACGGCTGCGGCCTGGGACAAGGCGGGCACGTACACGGGCGGTACGCAGGTCTCCTACAAGGGCCACAACTGGAAGGCCAAGTGGTGGACGCAGGGCGAGGAGCCCGGGACCACGGGGGAGTGGGGTGTGTGGCAGGACCTGGGCGCGTGCTGA